A single window of Hymenobacter sp. APR13 DNA harbors:
- a CDS encoding T9SS type A sorting domain-containing protein, producing MKTLVTLVWLALATALSISAQAQSKPAPKPAAKKPVPAAKKPAPAPAGAARPVAKPAAKPAAPATKKPATVAAKQDETPPAPPALVTDKMVQQPTNTGPLKVRAEANPVTKRLTVRTNSSNPTRVEINGPDGRPVITRDLLNSNEVATLDVSNLPAGAYLVQCTSGERRGMKRVMVGR from the coding sequence ATGAAAACACTCGTTACTCTCGTTTGGCTGGCTCTGGCTACGGCGCTGTCGATATCTGCTCAGGCCCAAAGCAAGCCCGCCCCCAAGCCTGCTGCTAAAAAGCCCGTGCCCGCCGCCAAAAAGCCGGCTCCGGCCCCCGCCGGTGCTGCCCGGCCCGTAGCGAAGCCGGCCGCTAAGCCCGCCGCGCCGGCTACCAAGAAGCCGGCAACGGTGGCAGCCAAGCAGGACGAAACGCCTCCCGCGCCGCCGGCCCTCGTCACCGACAAAATGGTGCAGCAACCCACCAACACGGGCCCGCTGAAAGTGCGCGCCGAAGCCAACCCCGTGACCAAGCGCCTCACGGTGCGCACCAATTCCAGCAACCCCACGCGCGTGGAAATCAACGGCCCCGATGGCCGCCCCGTTATCACCCGCGACCTGCTCAACAGCAATGAAGTAGCCACCCTCGACGTGAGCAACCTGCCGGCCGGGGCCTACCTGGTGCAGTGCACCTCCGGCGAGCGGCGCGGCATGAAGCGCGTGATGGTAGGGCGCTAG
- the fbaA gene encoding class II fructose-bisphosphate aldolase: protein MAAQSLTGLRAGVLHGDEVQSLFHYAKANAFALPAVNVTGTNTVNAVLEAAHEVNSPVIVQFSNGGAQFFAGKYPSNDGQRASIAGAISGAQHVHAMAELYDVPVILHTDHAAKKLLPWIDGLLTAGEKHFAQYGQPLYSSHMLDLSEEPIEENIEICKHYLERMAKIGMTLEIELGVTGGEEDGVDNSDVDSSKLYTQPSEVAYAYKELSEVSPRFTVAAAFGNVHGVYKPGNVKLQPKILHNSQLYVQEHFNTGPQPVDFVFHGGSGSTQEEIREAISYGAIKMNIDTDLQWAFWEGIKNNYVKNEGFLQGQIGNPNGADSPNKKYYDPRVWLREGEKTFVARLKQAFEDLNAVNRRS, encoded by the coding sequence ATGGCTGCACAATCACTGACCGGGCTGCGTGCCGGCGTCCTGCACGGCGACGAAGTTCAATCCCTGTTCCACTACGCCAAGGCAAATGCGTTTGCGCTGCCGGCCGTCAACGTAACGGGCACCAACACGGTAAATGCCGTGCTGGAAGCCGCGCACGAGGTAAACTCGCCGGTTATCGTTCAGTTCTCCAACGGTGGAGCCCAGTTCTTCGCCGGCAAGTATCCTTCCAATGATGGCCAGCGCGCCAGCATTGCCGGCGCCATCTCGGGCGCCCAGCATGTGCACGCCATGGCCGAGCTCTACGATGTGCCGGTGATCCTGCACACCGACCACGCCGCCAAAAAACTCCTGCCTTGGATCGACGGCCTGCTGACGGCCGGCGAAAAGCACTTCGCCCAGTATGGCCAGCCGCTCTACAGCTCGCACATGCTCGACCTGTCGGAGGAGCCGATTGAGGAGAACATCGAAATCTGCAAGCACTACCTGGAGCGCATGGCCAAAATCGGCATGACGCTGGAAATCGAGCTGGGCGTAACCGGCGGCGAGGAAGACGGCGTGGACAACTCCGACGTGGACAGCTCCAAGCTCTACACCCAGCCTTCGGAAGTGGCCTATGCCTATAAGGAGCTGAGCGAGGTGAGCCCACGCTTCACGGTGGCCGCGGCCTTCGGCAACGTGCACGGCGTGTACAAGCCCGGCAACGTGAAGCTGCAGCCCAAGATTCTGCACAACTCGCAGCTCTACGTGCAGGAGCACTTCAACACCGGTCCGCAGCCCGTTGATTTCGTGTTCCACGGCGGCTCGGGCTCGACGCAGGAGGAAATCCGCGAGGCCATCAGCTACGGGGCCATCAAGATGAACATCGACACCGACCTGCAGTGGGCGTTCTGGGAAGGCATTAAGAACAACTACGTGAAAAACGAAGGCTTCCTGCAGGGCCAGATCGGCAACCCCAACGGCGCCGACTCGCCCAACAAGAAGTACTACGACCCACGCGTGTGGCTGCGCGAAGGCGAAAAAACCTTCGTCGCCCGCCTCAAGCAGGCCTTCGAAGACCTGAACGCCGTGAACCGTCGCTCCTAG